The following proteins are co-located in the Nocardia bhagyanarayanae genome:
- a CDS encoding acylphosphatase, whose protein sequence is MTETPHGAAESTDRVRLGAWVHGTVQGVGFRWWTRSRALELGLVGSARNARDGRVHVIAEGTRAACERLLELLRSGDTPGRVTLVVESWEPPRGDLTGFEER, encoded by the coding sequence ATGACTGAGACTCCGCACGGCGCGGCCGAATCCACCGACCGGGTCCGGCTCGGCGCCTGGGTGCACGGCACGGTGCAGGGCGTCGGTTTCCGCTGGTGGACGCGCTCGCGCGCGCTGGAACTCGGCCTGGTCGGTTCCGCGCGCAACGCCCGCGACGGACGCGTGCACGTGATCGCGGAGGGCACTCGCGCGGCGTGCGAGCGTTTGCTGGAACTGCTCCGATCGGGCGATACGCCTGGCCGCGTGACTTTGGTTGTGGAAAGCTGGGAGCCTCCGCGGGGTGATTTGACCGGATTCGAGGAGCGCTAG